A genomic window from Variovorax paradoxus includes:
- a CDS encoding carboxymuconolactone decarboxylase family protein — protein sequence MTAPETPADDYESGLVNRRRVLGDAWVDKSLANRNGFNAEFQELITRHAWNDIWGRPALGDKTRRYMVLSMMLGIHAYEEFAMHVRAALDGPPESRLTPDDIKEVIMMAAIYCGVPVANHAFGIATGILREKGLLPALPQ from the coding sequence ATGACCGCCCCCGAAACCCCGGCCGACGACTACGAATCCGGCCTCGTCAACCGCCGCCGCGTGCTCGGCGATGCCTGGGTCGACAAATCGCTCGCCAACCGCAACGGCTTCAACGCCGAGTTCCAGGAACTCATCACGCGCCACGCGTGGAACGACATCTGGGGCCGCCCCGCACTGGGCGACAAGACGCGCCGCTACATGGTGCTGTCGATGATGCTGGGCATCCACGCGTATGAAGAATTCGCCATGCACGTACGCGCCGCACTCGACGGCCCGCCCGAGTCGCGCCTCACGCCGGACGACATCAAGGAAGTGATCATGATGGCCGCCATCTACTGCGGCGTGCCGGTGGCCAACCATGCCTTCGGCATCGCAACCGGCATCCTGCGCGAAAAAGGCCTGCTGCCTGCGCTGCCCCAGTGA
- a CDS encoding shikimate dehydrogenase family protein, which translates to MSHSIRGSTQAYLIPGDPVRNVRLPRMFNAAFERFGIDAVLLPMQVPVRDFAVFFKSAFLARNVRGMVIAPPHKPLVVDLLDGCGLFGRVAGSVNVVRRTEGDQLEGDLFDGEGLIGALDHYNIPFRGKRVLILGAGVSAAAIGVALAEGGTVNGAAHIAFYDRAAGKAAGVAAKLDAFFDATVVAVDSNAPEGYDLVINATQLGLVEGDALPLDVSRMDGHAALFDILLRNQPTPLVQAARARGLNAQAGFEMLIQQMPHYFRYFGHLDAAAAMQADADFLREIIYPPAMQAEIAQPLRYHSPSVA; encoded by the coding sequence ATGAGCCATTCCATCCGCGGCAGTACCCAGGCTTACCTGATCCCCGGCGACCCGGTTCGCAATGTGCGGCTGCCGCGCATGTTCAACGCCGCCTTCGAGCGCTTCGGCATCGACGCCGTGTTGCTGCCCATGCAGGTGCCGGTGCGCGACTTCGCGGTGTTCTTCAAATCGGCCTTTCTCGCGCGCAACGTGCGCGGCATGGTGATCGCGCCGCCGCACAAGCCGCTGGTGGTCGACCTGCTCGACGGCTGCGGCCTCTTCGGCCGCGTGGCCGGCTCGGTCAACGTGGTGCGCCGCACCGAGGGCGACCAGCTCGAAGGCGACCTGTTCGACGGCGAAGGCCTGATCGGCGCGCTCGACCACTACAACATTCCCTTTCGTGGCAAGCGCGTGCTGATCTTGGGTGCGGGCGTGAGCGCGGCGGCCATCGGCGTTGCGCTCGCCGAGGGCGGCACCGTGAATGGCGCGGCGCACATCGCCTTCTACGACAGAGCCGCTGGCAAGGCGGCAGGCGTGGCGGCCAAGCTCGACGCCTTCTTCGACGCAACTGTGGTTGCCGTGGACAGCAACGCGCCCGAAGGCTACGACCTCGTCATCAACGCCACGCAACTGGGGCTGGTCGAAGGCGATGCGTTGCCCCTCGACGTGTCGCGCATGGACGGCCATGCGGCACTGTTCGACATTCTTCTGCGCAACCAGCCCACGCCGCTGGTGCAGGCAGCGCGAGCGCGCGGACTCAACGCGCAGGCGGGCTTCGAGATGCTCATCCAGCAGATGCCGCACTACTTCCGCTATTTCGGCCATCTGGACGCTGCCGCCGCGATGCAGGCCGACGCCGATTTCCTGCGCGAAATCATCTACCCACCGGCCATGCAAGCCGAAATTGCGCAGCCCCTGCGCTACCACTCGCCCAGCGTCGCCTGA
- a CDS encoding shikimate dehydrogenase family protein — protein MISGKTTLIAHIGYPTEAFKAPMIYNPWFDKHGIDAVVVPMGVKPEDYAASLPQIFRFSNLRGALVTMPHKVTTMSLVDEVTPTARVAGACNAILKRPDGTLLGDQFDGAGFVRGVERKGRLFKGARVLVSGTGGVGSAIAASIAAAGAAELMLFDMSEASAGALAARLREHYPQMKVSTGSKDPAGYDVVVNATPLGMKEGDPLPFDVDRIDPGTFVGEVVMKTEYTPLLQAAKAKGCQVQVGTDMLFEMIPAYLEFFGFGTASPEELRAVAQLKY, from the coding sequence ATGATTTCCGGCAAGACCACGCTCATCGCCCACATCGGCTATCCCACCGAGGCCTTCAAGGCCCCGATGATCTACAACCCCTGGTTCGACAAGCACGGCATCGACGCTGTGGTGGTGCCCATGGGCGTGAAGCCCGAGGACTACGCGGCCTCGCTGCCGCAGATCTTCAGGTTCAGCAACCTGCGCGGCGCGCTCGTGACCATGCCGCACAAGGTGACGACGATGTCGTTGGTCGACGAGGTGACGCCCACGGCGCGCGTCGCGGGCGCCTGCAACGCGATCCTCAAGCGGCCCGACGGCACGTTGCTGGGCGACCAGTTCGACGGCGCGGGCTTCGTGCGCGGCGTAGAGCGCAAGGGGCGCCTGTTCAAGGGCGCGCGCGTGCTGGTGTCGGGCACGGGTGGCGTTGGCTCGGCCATTGCCGCATCGATTGCTGCCGCCGGAGCCGCGGAGTTGATGCTGTTCGACATGAGCGAGGCCTCGGCCGGCGCATTGGCCGCGCGGCTGCGCGAGCACTATCCGCAGATGAAGGTGAGCACGGGCTCGAAGGACCCGGCCGGCTACGACGTGGTCGTCAACGCCACGCCGCTCGGCATGAAGGAGGGCGATCCGCTTCCCTTCGACGTGGACCGCATCGACCCCGGCACTTTCGTCGGCGAGGTGGTCATGAAGACCGAATACACGCCACTGCTGCAGGCTGCAAAAGCCAAGGGCTGCCAGGTGCAGGTCGGCACCGACATGCTGTTCGAAATGATCCCTGCGTACCTCGAGTTCTTCGGATTCGGCACAGCCTCCCCGGAGGAATTGCGTGCCGTGGCCCAATTGAAATATTGA
- the pcaB gene encoding 3-carboxy-cis,cis-muconate cycloisomerase, giving the protein MSIFEGFLSTSETLGAFSDRAFVDAMLRFEAALARAQVAEGLIPESAAHSIVSSCKVELFDVAKIVRESGRAGSVAIPLVKALREAVGLFNADAAPFVHFGSTSQDVIDSAMALVTREAVALIETDLAKAADALLRLAVTHAETPMLARTLMQPASVTSFGFKCAGWAAPLVRSRIRLRDAAKHALQLQLGGAVGTLAQMKGQGAAVRKRMAKELGLGDPGATWHTQRDEWVALGCELGLITGSLGKIAVDIALLGQYEVVEVAEPSEPGRGGSSAMPHKRNPVASMVAIAAAHRAPQRVAALLGAMPQQHERALGAWQAELAEWPQLLMSAHGSVRAMAGALPGLQVDAARMRANIDRLRAELPRDAADEWFDPALAHNAGQTALAEVKALQARLTDKELAQ; this is encoded by the coding sequence ATGAGTATTTTTGAAGGCTTCCTCTCCACGTCCGAAACGCTAGGCGCCTTCAGCGACCGCGCCTTCGTCGACGCCATGCTTCGCTTCGAAGCGGCACTCGCGCGCGCACAGGTGGCCGAAGGGCTGATCCCCGAGAGCGCTGCGCATTCGATCGTCAGCAGCTGCAAGGTCGAGCTGTTCGACGTTGCCAAGATCGTGCGCGAGAGCGGCCGCGCGGGCAGCGTCGCGATTCCGCTGGTGAAGGCGTTGCGCGAGGCCGTCGGCCTCTTCAATGCCGACGCCGCGCCCTTCGTGCACTTCGGCAGCACCAGCCAGGACGTGATCGACAGCGCAATGGCGCTGGTCACGCGTGAAGCGGTCGCGCTCATCGAGACCGACCTTGCCAAGGCGGCCGACGCGCTGCTGCGCCTGGCCGTCACGCATGCCGAAACGCCGATGCTCGCGCGCACGCTGATGCAGCCGGCCTCGGTCACCAGCTTCGGCTTCAAGTGCGCGGGCTGGGCCGCGCCGCTGGTGCGCAGCCGCATTCGCCTGCGCGACGCCGCGAAGCACGCGCTGCAATTGCAGCTCGGCGGCGCCGTCGGCACGCTGGCGCAGATGAAGGGGCAGGGCGCTGCCGTGCGCAAGCGCATGGCCAAGGAGCTCGGCCTGGGCGACCCCGGCGCAACGTGGCACACGCAGCGCGACGAATGGGTGGCGCTTGGCTGCGAACTGGGCCTAATCACCGGCAGCCTCGGAAAGATCGCGGTCGACATCGCGCTGCTCGGGCAGTACGAAGTGGTCGAAGTCGCGGAGCCCAGCGAGCCGGGCCGCGGCGGCTCGTCGGCAATGCCGCACAAGCGCAACCCGGTGGCTTCGATGGTCGCCATCGCCGCCGCGCACCGTGCGCCACAGCGCGTGGCCGCCTTGCTCGGCGCCATGCCGCAACAACACGAACGCGCGCTCGGCGCCTGGCAGGCCGAGCTGGCCGAATGGCCGCAGCTGCTGATGTCGGCGCACGGCAGCGTGCGCGCAATGGCGGGCGCATTGCCAGGCCTGCAGGTCGACGCCGCGCGCATGCGCGCCAACATCGACCGGCTGCGCGCCGAACTCCCACGCGACGCGGCCGACGAATGGTTCGACCCCGCGCTCGCTCACAACGCCGGACAGACTGCCCTCGCCGAAGTGAAGGCGCTGCAGGCCCGGCTCACAGACAAGGAACTTGCTCAATGA